A window from Pyrococcus yayanosii CH1 encodes these proteins:
- the minD gene encoding cell division ATPase MinD has product MGRIISIVSGKGGTGKTTLTANLSVALGSLGKSVLAVDGDLTMANLSLVLGVDDAEVTLHDVLAGEADVKDAIYITQFENVHLLPGAVDWEHVLKADPRKLPETIKSLKDDFDFILIDCPAGLQLDAMSAMLSGEEAILVTNPEISCLTDTMKVGIVLKKAGLAILGFVLNRYGRTERDIPPEAAEEVMEVPLLAVIPEDPAIREGTLEGIPAVKYKPESEGAKAFMKLAEEVLRLAGIKARVMY; this is encoded by the coding sequence ATGGGGCGGATAATCTCGATAGTATCGGGAAAGGGGGGCACTGGAAAGACTACGCTCACTGCAAACCTCTCAGTTGCTCTCGGTAGCCTTGGAAAAAGTGTCCTTGCCGTAGATGGTGACCTAACCATGGCGAACCTAAGCCTCGTTCTTGGAGTTGATGACGCTGAGGTGACCCTTCACGATGTTCTCGCGGGTGAGGCGGACGTTAAGGACGCAATCTACATCACCCAGTTCGAGAATGTTCACCTGCTCCCCGGAGCCGTTGACTGGGAACACGTATTAAAGGCTGACCCCCGAAAGCTCCCTGAGACAATAAAGAGCCTTAAGGACGACTTCGACTTCATTTTAATTGACTGCCCGGCGGGCCTCCAGCTTGATGCTATGAGCGCAATGTTGAGTGGTGAGGAAGCTATCCTCGTGACAAACCCCGAAATATCTTGCCTGACGGATACCATGAAGGTTGGAATCGTCCTTAAAAAGGCTGGCCTTGCGATTCTTGGTTTCGTCCTGAACCGCTATGGGAGGACGGAGAGAGACATACCCCCGGAGGCCGCCGAGGAAGTTATGGAGGTTCCTCTCCTCGCCGTAATACCCGAGGACCCTGCCATCAGGGAGGGAACCCTTGAGGGCATCCCCGCTGTCAAATATAAGCCTGAATCGGAAGGTGCAAAGGCCTTCATGAAGCTTGCCGAGGAGGTCCTAAGGCTTGCCGGCATAAAGGCAAGGGTCATGTATTAG